In Rahnella aquatilis CIP 78.65 = ATCC 33071, one DNA window encodes the following:
- the hxpB gene encoding hexitol phosphatase HxpB: protein MAYVRPVNAAIFDMDGLLIDSERLWTQAELDVFSRLGVDISQRHLLPDTLGLRIDQVVRMWYQALPWQGPDQEEVSSMIIARTIELVEQTRPLLPGVNHALELCREQGLKIGLASASPLFMLDIVLEMFNLQSFFEVRVSAEKLPYSKPHPEVYLLAAGELQVDPLNCVTLEDSFNGMIATKAARMRSVVVPDHEYSVDPRWALADVKLSSLEELRVAHIS from the coding sequence ATGGCTTATGTCCGCCCTGTTAATGCAGCAATTTTCGATATGGATGGTCTGTTAATTGATTCTGAACGGTTATGGACTCAGGCTGAGCTGGACGTTTTCAGTCGCCTGGGCGTTGATATTTCACAGCGCCATTTGCTACCGGATACGCTGGGTTTGCGTATCGATCAGGTGGTCAGGATGTGGTATCAGGCGCTTCCGTGGCAGGGGCCTGATCAGGAGGAAGTGTCCTCAATGATCATCGCCCGCACGATTGAACTGGTGGAGCAAACCCGGCCGCTGTTGCCTGGCGTTAATCATGCCCTCGAGCTTTGCCGTGAGCAGGGGCTGAAGATTGGCCTCGCGTCTGCATCACCGCTGTTTATGCTCGATATCGTGCTGGAAATGTTTAATTTACAATCCTTCTTTGAGGTTCGTGTTTCTGCGGAAAAACTGCCGTACAGCAAACCGCATCCTGAAGTTTATCTGCTGGCTGCCGGAGAATTACAGGTTGATCCGCTGAACTGTGTGACACTCGAAGATTCCTTTAACGGCATGATCGCCACCAAAGCCGCGCGTATGCGCTCGGTGGTGGTGCCGGACCATGAATACAGTGTGGATCCTCGCTGGGCGCTCGCCGATGTCAAACTTTCTTCCCTTGAAGAATTGCGTGTGGCACACATCAGCTAA
- the kdgR gene encoding DNA-binding transcriptional regulator KdgR gives MAIADLDKQPDSVSSVLKVFGILQALGEEREIGITELSQRVMMSKSTVYRFLQTMKSLGYVAQEGESEKYSLTLKLFELGAKALQNVDLIRSADIQMRELSRLTRETIHLGALDEDGIVYIHKIDSMYNLRMHSRIGRRNPLHTTAIGKVLLAWGDKAEVSALLQEIEFTRSTENTIMNAADLQTALDQVRAQGFGEDNEEQEQGLRCIAVPVFDRFGVVIAGLSISFPTIRFSEESKSHYVEMLHTAARNISEQIGFHDYPF, from the coding sequence ATGGCTATCGCAGATCTTGATAAGCAACCCGATTCCGTCTCCTCAGTCCTGAAAGTTTTTGGCATTTTACAAGCACTGGGGGAAGAGCGTGAGATTGGTATTACTGAACTTTCTCAGCGCGTAATGATGTCTAAAAGCACGGTTTATCGTTTTCTTCAGACGATGAAATCTCTGGGCTATGTCGCGCAGGAAGGGGAATCAGAGAAATATTCCCTGACGCTCAAGTTGTTTGAACTGGGTGCCAAGGCATTACAAAACGTCGATCTTATCCGCAGCGCCGATATCCAGATGCGAGAATTGTCCCGTCTGACCCGCGAAACGATCCACCTCGGTGCACTGGATGAAGACGGAATTGTCTACATCCATAAAATTGATTCGATGTACAACCTGCGGATGCATTCGCGCATTGGTCGTCGTAATCCGCTGCACACCACCGCGATCGGTAAAGTGTTGCTGGCGTGGGGTGATAAAGCAGAAGTCAGCGCGCTGTTGCAGGAAATTGAATTTACCCGCAGTACTGAAAATACCATCATGAATGCTGCTGATTTGCAGACTGCGTTGGATCAGGTTCGCGCGCAGGGGTTCGGTGAAGACAACGAAGAGCAGGAACAAGGGCTTCGTTGTATCGCGGTTCCGGTATTCGACCGCTTTGGTGTGGTCATTGCTGGCTTGAGTATTTCTTTCCCGACGATTCGTTTCTCGGAAGAAAGCAAAAGTCATTACGTGGAAATGCTGCATACTGCTGCGCGTAATATTTCAGAGCAAATCGGTTTTCACGACTATCCGTTCTGA
- a CDS encoding L-cystine transporter, producing the protein MNLPLVLNVVVFVALLLLLAQTRHKQWSLAKKVLLGLAMGVVFGLALQLIYGSDDPVLKTSISWFNIVGNGYVQLLQMIVMPLVFVSILSAVAKLHNASALGKISFLTIGTLLFTTLIASLVGIFVTGLFGLTADGLVQGTQETARLTAIQSNYVGKVADLSVPQLILSFIPKNPFADLTGASPTSIISVVIFAAFVGVAALQLVKDDAEKGPRILAFIDTLQAWVMKLVRLVMKLTPYGVLALMTKVVAGSNIQDIIKLGSFVVASYLGLGIMFVVHAVLLSFTGVNPAKFFRKVWPVLTFAFTSRSSAATIPLSVEAQTRRLGIPESIASFAASFGATIGQNGCAGLYPTMLAVMVAPTVGINPFDPVWIATLVGIVTLSSAGVAGVGGGATFAALIVLPAMGLPVTLVALLISVEPLIDMGRTALNVSGSMTAGTITSQLLKQTDKSVMDAEETAELAHR; encoded by the coding sequence ATGAATCTTCCGCTCGTTCTTAACGTAGTGGTTTTTGTTGCCCTGCTTTTGCTGCTGGCGCAAACCCGCCACAAGCAATGGAGCCTGGCAAAAAAAGTTTTGCTGGGTCTGGCTATGGGTGTCGTATTTGGCCTGGCTTTGCAGCTGATCTACGGTTCCGATGATCCGGTACTGAAAACTTCAATTAGCTGGTTCAATATTGTCGGTAACGGCTACGTCCAGTTGCTGCAAATGATCGTCATGCCTCTGGTTTTCGTCTCTATTCTGAGCGCGGTAGCGAAACTGCATAACGCGTCAGCGCTGGGCAAAATCAGCTTCCTGACGATCGGTACTCTGCTGTTCACCACGCTTATCGCTTCTCTGGTGGGCATCTTCGTGACTGGCCTGTTCGGTCTCACCGCTGACGGCCTGGTCCAGGGCACGCAGGAAACGGCGCGGCTGACAGCAATTCAGTCTAACTATGTCGGCAAAGTGGCTGATCTGAGCGTGCCTCAGCTGATTCTTTCCTTTATACCTAAGAACCCGTTTGCTGACCTGACAGGCGCAAGCCCGACATCAATCATCAGTGTCGTGATCTTCGCCGCTTTCGTCGGTGTTGCGGCCCTGCAACTGGTGAAAGATGATGCAGAGAAAGGTCCGCGCATTCTGGCCTTTATCGATACCCTGCAGGCATGGGTGATGAAGCTGGTGCGTCTGGTCATGAAACTGACCCCGTACGGCGTACTGGCTCTGATGACCAAAGTGGTCGCGGGCTCAAACATTCAGGACATCATTAAGCTCGGCAGCTTCGTTGTCGCGTCTTATCTGGGTCTGGGCATTATGTTTGTTGTTCACGCGGTACTGCTGTCATTCACCGGTGTTAACCCGGCTAAATTTTTCCGTAAAGTGTGGCCGGTACTGACGTTTGCTTTCACCAGCCGTTCCAGTGCCGCAACCATCCCGCTGAGCGTTGAAGCGCAGACACGTCGCCTGGGTATTCCTGAATCTATCGCCAGCTTTGCGGCATCTTTCGGGGCAACGATCGGTCAGAACGGTTGTGCCGGCCTGTACCCGACCATGCTGGCCGTAATGGTTGCACCAACGGTCGGCATCAACCCGTTTGATCCGGTATGGATTGCAACATTAGTGGGTATTGTTACCCTGAGCTCTGCGGGTGTTGCCGGTGTGGGTGGTGGTGCAACATTTGCAGCCCTGATCGTGTTGCCTGCCATGGGCCTGCCGGTTACGCTGGTTGCCCTGCTGATTTCTGTTGAGCCCCTGATTGATATGGGCCGTACCGCACTGAATGTTAGCGGTTCAATGACTGCCGGTACTATAACCAGCCAGTTGCTGAAACAGACTGATAAATCGGTGATGGATGCTGAAGAAACGGCTGAGCTGGCTCACCGTTAA
- the kduD gene encoding 2-dehydro-3-deoxy-D-gluconate 5-dehydrogenase KduD, with translation MILSSFELSGKVAIVTGCNTGLGQGMALGLAQAGCDIVGINVSAPEETEKKVTALGRRFLDLRADLSNIKGIPELIGKAVGEFGHIDILINNAGIIRREDAIDFSEKNWDDVMNVNSKTLFFMSQAVAKQFIKQGNGGKIINIASMLSYQGGIRVPSYTASKSAVMGLTRLMANEWAKHNVNVNAIAPGYMATNNTEQLRADEERSKEILDRIPAGRWGLPEDVMGPVVFLASKASDYVNGYTIAVDGGWLAR, from the coding sequence ATGATCCTCAGTTCATTTGAATTAAGCGGCAAAGTCGCAATCGTCACCGGTTGCAATACCGGGCTGGGCCAGGGCATGGCACTTGGTCTCGCGCAGGCGGGATGCGATATTGTGGGCATTAATGTCTCCGCACCTGAAGAAACGGAAAAAAAAGTTACTGCGCTGGGCCGTCGTTTTCTTGATCTGAGGGCTGATCTGAGCAATATCAAAGGTATTCCTGAACTGATTGGGAAAGCGGTCGGGGAATTTGGTCATATCGATATTCTGATCAATAACGCCGGGATTATCCGCCGCGAAGATGCCATCGACTTCAGCGAGAAAAACTGGGACGATGTGATGAATGTGAACAGCAAAACGCTGTTCTTTATGTCACAGGCCGTGGCGAAGCAGTTCATCAAACAGGGTAACGGCGGCAAAATTATCAATATTGCCTCCATGCTCTCGTATCAGGGTGGGATCCGGGTGCCCTCCTATACGGCGTCAAAAAGTGCCGTCATGGGTCTGACCCGACTGATGGCCAATGAATGGGCGAAGCATAACGTCAATGTGAATGCGATTGCGCCGGGATACATGGCCACAAATAATACCGAGCAGTTGCGCGCCGATGAAGAGCGTAGCAAAGAAATCCTCGACAGGATCCCCGCCGGGCGCTGGGGCTTGCCGGAAGATGTCATGGGGCCGGTGGTCTTTCTGGCGTCAAAAGCCTCCGACTACGTTAATGGCTACACGATTGCCGTTGATGGCGGTTGGCTGGCACGTTAA
- a CDS encoding YniB family protein — MTYQQAGRVAVIKRIAGWIIFIPALLSTLISLLTFINEHTKTEQGINAVMLDFIHVMVDMVKFNTSFLNVFWYNSPVPALGQGVTSANIMFFIIYWLIFVGLALQASGARMSRQVKHIREGIQDQLILEQAKGAEGRTRPQIEERIVIPRHTILVQYFPLYILPIIIAVIGYFILKLLGLIA; from the coding sequence ATGACGTACCAACAAGCCGGACGTGTGGCAGTAATTAAACGAATTGCGGGGTGGATCATTTTTATCCCTGCGCTGCTTTCCACGCTGATTTCTTTGCTGACTTTTATCAACGAGCACACTAAGACGGAGCAGGGCATCAACGCGGTCATGCTGGATTTCATCCACGTGATGGTGGATATGGTGAAGTTCAATACCTCGTTTCTCAACGTCTTTTGGTACAACTCACCGGTGCCGGCTTTAGGGCAGGGTGTCACCAGCGCAAACATCATGTTCTTCATTATCTACTGGCTGATTTTCGTAGGGCTGGCACTTCAGGCTTCCGGCGCGAGAATGTCCCGTCAGGTAAAACACATTCGCGAAGGTATCCAGGATCAGCTTATTCTGGAACAGGCAAAAGGTGCTGAAGGTCGTACCCGTCCGCAAATTGAAGAGCGTATCGTGATACCGCGACACACGATTCTGGTGCAGTATTTCCCGTTGTATATTTTGCCCATCATCATCGCTGTGATCGGCTATTTCATTTTGAAATTATTAGGATTAATTGCCTGA
- the htpX gene encoding protease HtpX: MMRIALFLLTNLAVMLVFGLVLSLTGIQHSSVPGLMIMAGLFGFGGAIVSLLMSKWMALRSVGGEVIEQPRNETERWLMETVRRQSHQAGIAMPQVAIYHAPDINAFATGARRDASLVAVSTGLLQSMSQDEAEAVIAHEISHIANGDMVTMTLIQGIVNTFVIFISRIIAQVASGFLSGNRDGEESSNGNPLIYFAVATVLELVFGILASIITMWFSRHREFHADAGSAKLVGREKMIAALQRLKTSHEPQEAGSMMAFCINGKSKSFSELFMSHPPLDKRIEALRSGAYIK, encoded by the coding sequence ATGATGCGTATAGCGTTGTTCCTGCTGACTAACCTGGCCGTTATGCTGGTCTTCGGGCTGGTGCTTAGCCTGACTGGCATTCAGCACAGCAGCGTGCCGGGGCTGATGATCATGGCCGGGCTGTTTGGCTTCGGTGGTGCCATTGTCTCGTTGCTGATGTCGAAATGGATGGCGTTACGCTCGGTGGGTGGTGAAGTTATTGAGCAGCCTCGTAATGAAACTGAGCGCTGGCTGATGGAAACCGTACGCCGTCAGTCGCATCAGGCAGGCATTGCGATGCCACAAGTGGCCATTTACCACGCACCCGATATTAATGCGTTCGCGACTGGCGCGCGCCGTGATGCCTCTCTGGTGGCCGTCAGTACCGGACTGCTGCAAAGCATGAGCCAGGACGAAGCTGAGGCAGTTATTGCCCATGAAATCAGCCATATTGCCAACGGCGATATGGTGACCATGACCCTGATTCAGGGGATCGTGAACACCTTCGTGATCTTCATTTCACGTATTATCGCGCAGGTGGCGTCTGGTTTCCTTTCCGGCAACCGTGATGGCGAAGAAAGCAGCAACGGCAACCCGCTGATTTATTTTGCCGTGGCGACCGTACTGGAACTGGTATTCGGTATTCTGGCCAGCATCATTACAATGTGGTTCTCGCGCCATCGTGAATTCCATGCGGATGCGGGTTCTGCAAAACTGGTAGGCCGTGAAAAAATGATTGCTGCATTGCAGCGACTGAAAACCAGCCATGAACCGCAGGAAGCGGGCAGCATGATGGCATTTTGCATCAACGGTAAGTCTAAGTCATTCAGTGAGCTGTTTATGTCCCACCCGCCGCTGGATAAGCGTATCGAAGCGCTGCGCAGTGGTGCATATATTAAGTAA
- a CDS encoding metal-dependent hydrolase, which yields MTAEGHIIFSIACAVFAKKAQLSPELAHGDWWHIIPGSLLTCLLPDIDHPKSMLGQRLKWLSAPIARVFGHRGFTHSLLAVAGGIFLLRTHFPRDWVIPADAFHAMIIGYLSHILADMLTPAGVPLLWPCRWRFRLPLINSQKGNQLERTLCLMLVGLTLFWPDWTPIIGAINPDFFNHILKLFI from the coding sequence ATGACGGCGGAAGGTCACATCATTTTCTCAATTGCCTGCGCAGTATTTGCTAAGAAGGCACAGCTTTCTCCCGAACTGGCACATGGCGACTGGTGGCATATCATTCCAGGGTCTTTACTTACCTGTCTGCTGCCCGACATTGATCACCCTAAATCGATGCTGGGTCAACGTCTCAAATGGTTGTCAGCCCCCATCGCCAGGGTTTTTGGCCACCGTGGGTTCACTCACAGTTTGCTGGCTGTGGCCGGTGGGATTTTCCTGCTGCGCACCCATTTCCCTCGCGACTGGGTAATCCCCGCTGACGCTTTCCATGCCATGATTATCGGTTATCTCAGCCATATTCTGGCGGATATGCTGACGCCCGCAGGGGTGCCGCTGCTCTGGCCTTGTCGATGGCGTTTCCGGTTGCCCCTGATTAACAGTCAGAAAGGTAATCAGCTCGAACGCACACTTTGTCTCATGCTGGTCGGCCTGACGCTTTTCTGGCCAGACTGGACGCCCATCATTGGTGCAATAAATCCGGACTTTTTTAATCACATTCTGAAATTATTCATTTGA
- a CDS encoding MFS transporter, translating to MTPTPADGLAIPQRYGAILAIALGITVSVLDGAIANVALPTIANDFHASPATSIWVVNAYQLAITISLLSLASLGDIFGYRRIYQTGLLVFSITSLFCALSDSLMTLTVARVLQGFGAAAIMSVNTALIRIIYPQRFLGRGVGINALIVAVSAAAGPTIAAGILSVASWQWLFAINVPIGIVALILGLKFLPANPTRSQGQRFDIVSSLMNALTFGLLISAISGFAQGQSRMLILGEIIALLIIGWFFVHRQLSQPFPLLPIDLLRIPIFSLSLGTSLCSFSAQMLAFVSLPFFLQNTLGLNSVETGLLLTPWPLATMVMAPIAGRLVERFHPGMLGGIGLVVFSFGLFSLSLLPAEPSHLNIIWRMLLCGAGFGLFQSPNNHTIISSAPRNRSGGASGLLGTARLLGQTTGAAMVALMFNLFPMHGTHASLILAGTLAGTGALVSLLRMTQKTSSQKEADNLKS from the coding sequence ATGACTCCTACACCTGCTGACGGATTAGCCATTCCACAACGATATGGCGCTATTCTGGCGATTGCGCTGGGTATTACTGTTTCTGTACTGGATGGCGCTATCGCTAACGTCGCGTTGCCCACTATCGCTAATGATTTCCATGCCAGCCCGGCAACCTCTATCTGGGTGGTTAACGCCTATCAGCTGGCGATCACGATTTCCCTGCTTTCGCTGGCTTCGCTGGGTGACATTTTCGGCTACCGCCGCATTTACCAGACGGGCCTTCTGGTATTCAGTATCACCTCTCTCTTCTGCGCCTTGTCGGATTCACTGATGACACTGACTGTCGCCCGCGTGTTACAAGGTTTCGGGGCGGCAGCGATCATGAGCGTGAATACCGCGCTGATACGAATTATTTATCCGCAGCGTTTCTTAGGGCGTGGCGTGGGGATTAATGCACTCATCGTCGCCGTCTCGGCAGCGGCCGGACCCACCATTGCCGCCGGTATTCTGTCGGTAGCCTCCTGGCAATGGCTGTTCGCCATCAACGTTCCGATTGGTATTGTGGCTCTGATACTCGGTCTGAAGTTCTTACCGGCCAACCCGACACGAAGTCAGGGTCAGCGTTTTGATATCGTCAGCAGCCTGATGAATGCCCTGACCTTTGGCCTGCTGATCAGCGCTATCAGCGGCTTTGCACAAGGTCAGAGCCGTATGCTTATCCTGGGGGAAATCATTGCCCTTCTTATCATCGGCTGGTTCTTTGTACACCGTCAGCTTTCGCAGCCTTTCCCGCTGCTGCCGATCGATTTATTGCGCATTCCTATTTTCAGTCTGTCCCTGGGCACTTCGCTGTGTTCTTTCAGCGCTCAGATGCTGGCTTTTGTTTCACTGCCCTTCTTCCTGCAAAACACACTCGGTCTGAATTCCGTGGAAACAGGTCTCCTGCTCACCCCGTGGCCGCTGGCGACGATGGTGATGGCACCGATCGCCGGGCGTCTGGTTGAACGTTTCCATCCGGGAATGCTGGGCGGGATTGGTCTGGTTGTGTTCTCGTTCGGGCTCTTTTCATTGTCATTGCTGCCAGCGGAACCTTCACATCTGAATATCATCTGGCGCATGTTGCTGTGCGGTGCCGGTTTTGGGTTATTCCAGTCGCCGAATAATCACACGATCATCAGTTCAGCCCCGCGAAACCGCAGTGGCGGCGCAAGCGGCCTGCTGGGAACCGCACGGCTTTTGGGCCAGACAACCGGCGCGGCGATGGTTGCCTTAATGTTTAACCTGTTCCCGATGCATGGCACTCATGCCTCTTTGATCCTTGCAGGGACTCTGGCCGGAACCGGCGCACTGGTCAGCTTGCTGAGGATGACGCAGAAAACCAGCAGCCAGAAAGAGGCGGATAACCTGAAATCCTGA
- a CDS encoding fructosamine kinase family protein yields MWQAVNRLLSEHLGNAEIRERVELPGGEIHPAWRLSYGDRDVFVKCNAREMLPIFAAEADQLALLARSQTVRVPEVYGVGSDRDYSFLLLEYIPQKPLDAHNAYVLGQQLATLHQWSEQLQFGLDFDNELATLPQPNSWQRRWATFFAEQRIGWQLQLAAEKGMTFGNIEDITAMVHARLQNHQPQPSLLHGDLWPHNCGLSDDGPVIFDPACYWGDRECDLAMLPLYPNVPPQLYDGYQSKTPLPDDFISRQPVYQLYYLLNRSNLFGGQHLVVAQRAIERLLHEDIS; encoded by the coding sequence ATGTGGCAAGCCGTCAATCGTTTGTTGAGTGAACACTTAGGCAATGCTGAAATTCGCGAACGTGTTGAGCTTCCGGGAGGCGAAATCCACCCGGCCTGGCGGCTGAGTTACGGCGACAGGGACGTGTTTGTAAAATGCAATGCGCGCGAAATGTTGCCTATCTTTGCCGCTGAAGCCGATCAACTGGCCCTGCTTGCGCGTAGCCAGACTGTCCGGGTGCCGGAAGTGTATGGTGTAGGTAGCGACCGTGATTACAGTTTCCTCTTACTCGAATATATCCCGCAAAAACCTTTGGATGCACATAATGCCTATGTGTTAGGCCAGCAACTTGCCACGTTGCACCAGTGGAGTGAACAACTGCAATTCGGTCTGGATTTCGATAATGAACTGGCGACGCTTCCTCAACCTAACAGCTGGCAACGGCGCTGGGCCACTTTTTTTGCTGAGCAACGTATTGGCTGGCAGTTGCAACTGGCCGCCGAAAAAGGGATGACGTTTGGCAATATCGAAGATATCACCGCCATGGTTCATGCACGTTTACAGAATCATCAGCCGCAACCTTCACTTTTACACGGCGATTTATGGCCGCATAACTGTGGCTTATCTGATGATGGCCCGGTGATTTTTGATCCCGCCTGCTACTGGGGAGACCGGGAATGCGATCTGGCGATGTTGCCGTTGTACCCCAATGTTCCGCCACAATTATATGATGGCTATCAGAGTAAAACGCCACTCCCTGACGACTTCATTTCGAGGCAACCGGTCTACCAGTTATATTACCTGCTTAACCGCAGTAATTTATTCGGTGGTCAGCATCTTGTCGTGGCGCAACGCGCCATCGAAAGGTTGTTACACGAAGATATCAGTTAG
- the kduI gene encoding 5-dehydro-4-deoxy-D-glucuronate isomerase: MQVRQSIHSDHAKMLDTAELRREFLIEKIFEKNAYTMTYSHIDRIIVGGVMPAEKTVSVGDEVGKQLGVSYFLERRELGVINIGGPGLIVVDGTTYEIGHEEALYVGKGAKRVEFSSVDASKPAKFYYNSAPAHTTFPNKKITLAEASPQTIGDAATSNRRTINKFIVPDVLETCQLTMGLTKLEEGSLWNTMPCHTHERRMEVYFYFNMEAETAVFHMMGQPQETRHLLVHNEQAVISPSWSIHAGVGTKNYTFIWGMVGENQVFDDMDHVKVSELR, encoded by the coding sequence ATGCAAGTTCGTCAAAGTATCCACAGCGACCACGCGAAAATGCTTGATACCGCTGAATTACGCCGTGAATTTCTCATTGAGAAAATCTTTGAGAAAAATGCCTATACCATGACTTACAGCCACATCGACCGCATCATTGTCGGCGGTGTCATGCCCGCTGAAAAAACGGTATCCGTGGGTGATGAAGTCGGTAAACAGCTTGGCGTGAGCTATTTTCTCGAACGTCGCGAACTCGGCGTGATTAACATCGGCGGCCCGGGCCTGATTGTGGTTGACGGTACGACGTATGAAATCGGTCATGAAGAAGCGTTATATGTCGGCAAAGGGGCAAAGCGGGTCGAGTTCAGCAGCGTTGATGCGTCCAAACCGGCCAAGTTCTATTACAACAGTGCGCCGGCCCACACCACTTTCCCGAACAAAAAAATCACGCTGGCGGAAGCCTCTCCGCAGACCATCGGTGATGCAGCCACCAGCAACCGTCGCACCATCAATAAATTCATCGTGCCGGACGTTCTGGAAACCTGTCAGCTAACCATGGGGCTGACCAAACTGGAAGAAGGAAGTCTGTGGAATACCATGCCTTGCCATACGCATGAACGCCGTATGGAAGTGTATTTCTACTTCAATATGGAAGCAGAAACCGCCGTGTTCCACATGATGGGACAGCCGCAGGAAACCCGTCATTTATTAGTGCACAACGAACAGGCTGTCATCTCTCCTAGCTGGTCGATTCACGCCGGTGTGGGTACCAAGAACTATACCTTCATCTGGGGTATGGTCGGCGAGAATCAGGTATTCGACGACATGGATCACGTCAAAGTCAGCGAACTGCGCTAA
- a CDS encoding transglycosylase SLT domain-containing protein, whose amino-acid sequence MKPNILYLMAALLLAGCAKETPVQTTHFLNPSPPPQRDTSLMHPGPYGDVIHQAANTYGVDETLVKAIIQVESGYNPTVVSKSNAIGLMQLKASTAGRDAYRMKGRYGQPTPRDLKDPAVNIDLGTAYLSILQQQLAGINNPETRRYATTLAYVNGAGALLRTFDKDKTYAIAKINLMTPAEFSAHVQKKHPAPQAPRYLWKVNNAYLAMR is encoded by the coding sequence GTGAAACCAAACATTCTTTATTTGATGGCCGCGCTGTTGCTGGCGGGTTGCGCTAAAGAAACACCGGTTCAGACTACGCATTTTTTGAATCCATCGCCGCCACCTCAGCGCGATACCTCACTAATGCATCCGGGGCCTTATGGTGATGTTATTCACCAGGCGGCAAATACTTACGGCGTCGACGAAACACTTGTTAAAGCAATCATTCAGGTCGAATCTGGATATAACCCAACCGTTGTCAGCAAATCGAATGCGATTGGGTTAATGCAGCTAAAGGCCTCAACGGCAGGACGCGATGCCTACCGGATGAAAGGTCGTTACGGTCAGCCTACCCCGCGTGATTTAAAAGATCCGGCGGTGAACATCGATCTTGGAACGGCTTATTTAAGCATTTTACAACAGCAGCTTGCCGGCATTAATAACCCTGAAACCCGCCGTTACGCCACCACGCTGGCGTATGTGAACGGAGCAGGGGCGTTGCTGAGAACGTTTGATAAAGATAAAACGTATGCGATTGCGAAAATCAATCTGATGACGCCTGCTGAGTTTTCTGCCCATGTGCAGAAAAAACATCCGGCACCACAAGCTCCACGCTATTTGTGGAAAGTGAACAATGCTTACCTTGCCATGCGGTAA
- a CDS encoding MarC family NAAT transporter → MTEVRQLFEVLGLGLMVLLPLANPLTTVALMLGLSGNMTTQERNQQSLMASVYVFIIMMVAYYAGQVVMNTFGISIPGLRIAGGLIVTFIGFRMLFPQPHVEERILIENKTAEMKKQDSPNIAFVPLAMPSTAGPGTIAMIISSASTVRSSDFPHWIITVAPVMIFFLVGLILWISLRSSGAIMRLVGKSGIEAISRLMGFLLVCMGVQFVINGVIEIIKTFPPAA, encoded by the coding sequence ATGACAGAAGTCAGGCAGTTGTTTGAAGTACTGGGATTGGGCCTGATGGTACTGCTTCCGCTGGCAAATCCGCTGACAACCGTGGCTTTGATGCTCGGCCTTTCAGGGAATATGACCACACAGGAAAGAAACCAGCAGTCGCTGATGGCCTCAGTGTATGTGTTTATCATCATGATGGTGGCGTATTACGCAGGACAGGTGGTGATGAATACGTTCGGGATTTCCATTCCCGGTCTGCGCATTGCGGGGGGGCTTATTGTCACCTTTATCGGTTTCAGAATGCTGTTCCCGCAGCCACACGTGGAGGAAAGAATCCTTATCGAAAACAAAACGGCTGAAATGAAGAAGCAGGATTCACCGAATATCGCTTTTGTTCCTCTTGCGATGCCAAGTACCGCCGGACCGGGTACCATCGCCATGATCATCAGCAGCGCGTCGACAGTAAGGTCATCTGACTTTCCGCACTGGATCATTACCGTTGCGCCGGTGATGATTTTCTTTTTAGTGGGGTTGATTTTATGGATCTCTCTGCGCAGTTCCGGGGCGATTATGCGTCTGGTCGGGAAAAGCGGGATTGAAGCAATTTCACGTCTGATGGGATTTTTGCTGGTGTGTATGGGCGTTCAGTTCGTTATCAACGGTGTTATTGAGATTATCAAAACCTTCCCGCCAGCAGCCTGA